The following coding sequences lie in one Arachis stenosperma cultivar V10309 chromosome 5, arast.V10309.gnm1.PFL2, whole genome shotgun sequence genomic window:
- the LOC130979106 gene encoding uncharacterized protein LOC130979106 — protein MGNCQAVDAAVLVIQHPCGKIDRLYWPVTASEIMRSNPGHYVSLIIPLPVPPPPHRQEQNNSNNNNNHNSNNQEQQQHHKTVRFTRVKLLRPNETLNLGHAYRLITTQEVMKVLKAKKNPKSRKQQVEAVEKKLEEKKISATETGGESETGNTYQAMRAERHRPRTAASVNPAALRSKSWRPSLQSISESAS, from the exons ATGGGGAATTGCCAAGCTGTGGATGCTGCAGTTCTTGTGATCCAACACCCTTGTGGGAAGATTGATAGGTTATATTGGCCAGTAACTGCAAGTGAGATTATGAGGAGTAACCCAGGTCACTACGTTTCTTTGATAATACCATTGCCAGTTCCTCCACCACCACACAGACAAGAAcagaataatagtaataataataataatcataatagtAATAATCAGGAGCAGCAGCAGCACCACAAGACTGTGAGGTTTACACGTGTTAAGCTTCTAAGGCCTAATGAGACTCTCAATCTTGGCCATGCCTACAGGCTCATCACTACTCAAg AGGTTATGAAGGTCTTGAAAGCAAAGAAGAATCCAAAGAGCAGAAAGCAACAGGTTGAGGCAGTTGAGAAGAAGCTGGAAGAAAAGAAGATTTCAGCTACTGAAACAGGAGGGGAGTCTGAGACAGGAAATACATATCAG GCAATGAGAGCAGAGAGACATAGGCCTCGGACGGCGGCATCGGTAAATCCAGCAGCACTAAGGTCAAAATCATGGCGCCCCTCTTTACAAAGCATCTCAGAATCCGCAAGTTGA